The following DNA comes from Musa acuminata AAA Group cultivar baxijiao chromosome BXJ1-4, Cavendish_Baxijiao_AAA, whole genome shotgun sequence.
AATTACATCTAGGGTTTTGCATTTCAACCAATCACAAACTGGATCAGCCAAAATGGATCAGAATTAATCAGCTTTGATTGAAAACTCCCTTCCAGATCTTGTGCAAATCAAGATTGGAATGTTTATGTGATTCTGATTATTACAATGTGGAAATGATGCACTTGGCCTATTCTGGCAAAAGTTACGTTTAAAAGAGGACAACATATAGAACTGAAACTAACAAAAGAGAACTAAATTTTCTGAAATTCAATGTGAAATGTACAGAACCACAAAATATCAAACTGTCAAAATTTGAAACGTTCTAGAGATATCAAAATTGTAACTCACCTTCCTTGTTATTACCATTACATGAAGATGAATCATAAAACTGTAATAACTATAATTAACAAGCCATACCCAGATACTACAAGGACAAATAGTACCTTTCTCAACCAATGAGCCTTGTTGAGAGCAAGGTGGTGTGGTCATTGAACTATAAGATCAGATCATGGCATATAGCAGCTAGACAATTTATCTTATGTTCTGTACATTACCAACCTAATTTACAAGATCTAGCCCTCTGTCCTATCATGTGTTGCCTCAACATATATGTCACAGAGGACAAAAATATTGTTGCATCCCTTAAAGTAGTATTTACAAACAATAAGTTTAGAGGGCCTCCAACCAATCAGATAATATGTCATTCGTGTTGAGAAGCAAATTCTGGACTAAGCAAGTCAACTAATCAAGAAACAGTTATGATGATCAATTGCCAAAAAGAACCAATGAATAAGTAAAAGATGTCAACACAACAAAACCAACATCTACCTGCAAAGGCCAACAAATTTAGGTATTCTATaagaaaaatctaattattaattAGTACAGATTACAGAAAGACCAAATGTCGAATTGTCGATTAGCATGCAGCCATGTACATCTCCCAGGATGATCACAACTTAGAATCAATAACCATAGTTATTATTTTGTTGTAAAGAATCATAATACTAAACACATCAAAGAATGACTGAATTTAAGACTTCTCATAAGAGGGCCAATCTCTTACAAGAATACCCTGAAGATCCTTTGTGGAGTATGCATTCACaatctttcctctctctcttttcttgtaCCTGTTCAGAACTCGAGAATCATAACCATAAATGGAAAACCATTCGTATCCTTTCTAAATATGACACTGAAAGAACATAGTCAACCTTCCTTGAGGCCGAGTGGCCTTCATAACTGGATCATCTTTTGATGTACCATTTCCAGATTCAACGTGAACATCGTCTGTCTCCACTGTTTCTGTAAAACACAAATGCCATAAATCAACAAGCTTGCAACATGCAGAAATAGCAAATTTTCAACAATATAATATCAAGATACCTTTTTCATCAGGAACAGCTACTTGCTGCGATCAAACAACAGAATAAGAAGCAATGAAGATCAGAAACATTCAGCAAGAATAAAAAAAGACTAATAAAATTTTCATCCGAGCATAGGCATTACCACTTTTAATTTTTTCAGGATATTGTCAAATTGCGAGGTGTCAAACACCCAATTATTAGAAGCCTTATCCAAACCAATGCCTgtttacaaaataaaaaatatatgcaaAATATTACTTCATCATTTTATCCACACACCAGTAGTAAATTTGATATTGGCTTCCAACTAGGAAATCAGACAATAACCTGCTGTATCCTGCTTGTTTTTTACTCTAATATGTCCCTTAATGCCCTGCTTGTCTTTGCCAAGGCCTTCACCTTCTTCCCAGCCCTAACAGAAGTTAAGAAAAAAGCACAAATTGAACGCATGAGTATATGACAAGTGAAGAGACACTGCATGTGTTTGATTAGAAACATCCAAGACAATGATTCAGCAACAACCAGTAGAAGTGAAGATtctgaaaaatataataaaaatcttaTAATATCAAACAATACTCGGCTCTTTCATACACATTTACATAAACTTTTAATAGTATTATAACTAATAGGCTGAACCTTAATATACCCACAATTTTTTTCTCAATTTGTTTCTTTCGTTAATAATTCCTACTGCCAACATCTTGTGAGATGAGAGATGCATATAAACTGTCAAAATCAACTCTTCTTCATATTATTTAAAGAACAAATCGCCAACACCAAGACATTCAATCAAGATCAAGCGTCGATATCGACATAACCGAGATCATCACCGAAGAAAGGAAACATCCGGACGAACTCAAGGGATAGAGATGCAATACCATTTGCTTCATGAGGCGGAAGGCGGCGGACTGCCGGGTGACTCCAGAGTAGCAGGCGGGAGTTTCCGGCGTCGCCATGTCTTCCAGCCTTCGTCCCGCGCCGCTCCCGCCGCCCGCTGCACCGCCGCCGAGGCCCCAACCACGCTCCTCCCGTGAACTCGGAGTTTGAAGCCGAAGTTGAACCCTAGGAAGAAGTAGGTATGCATTTTCTATTAAGGACGAAGTGTTCTTTCGTATTCTACGAAGCGAACAATTGACCAAAAATCGTCCGTTCATTTCACTTTTTCCTTTTAATCTCGACCGTAGATTTATTCAAGATATAAAATACCAAAAATTTATTTATACGCATCAAACGGACGATTTAGATGAAGAAAGGAGGTGAGATGAACGGTTGTGATTCCCACGATCCAAACCAAACTTTAGGCTGTGTTTGATCGATGTGATTTTAAATCTTGGTTCAGATGCAACCTAAATGACAACTAGATTCAGCCAAATGTGGTCGAGTTCGACCAATTCCGACGAGGTCGAGTTGTATCTCTCCTTGATAAGTATACTGTGAAACTTGATCCCGCAGTCAAACTCTGTTCCTCCATCTTCTTCGGCACGCTGTTATAATCATTGGACAGTGAAAGCTGCGTGCTGCAGTTTCAGAGACACGAGCCCATTGCCCTGTGACTACCTTTAACTCCACTCTCTCCTGACAAAGGCCAAGGTTGCTTCGGAACATGACAATGATTTACCACGCGCTCCCTCTCCTCCCCCGCTTCCGCATGACCCAACTATAATGCAGCTCTGCTCATTGTGCTGCGGCCTGCCGCGCTCTATCTTCCGCTTCTTGCATTCTTTGGTCTCTGCCTGCGTAGCATAATGAGTACAAGGTAAGGTATGGGCGAGTTACTGGATTGATTGATGCACATGAAAATTCTCGTGAacggagacgacgacgacgacgacggtccCGTTTCTTTCGCTCTCATGGAAAGACGACAACCGCGGCGAGAGGCGAGGATGAGTTAAAGGATACCCCCTCTTGATGGCTGCTTACTCCCGCCAGCCCAAAACCCACACCAAGCAGCAGGAGTAACAACAACGGCAGCAGTTGTGACACCGGATCGAGCACCAAGGCAAGCCCGTGACCGCCACGCACGGCGTCCCCTCCGACGGCTCCTGGTGCTGCGCCATTACGTCCTTCTCAGCCGCCGCCCCGCCGCGCCCACTCTGTGGCCCACAGGACTGGGCCGAGGACGTGGTCGCCGCGGCTATGGACGCCTTCCCCGCCGCTGCCCCGGCCGCGTTCTCCTCCCCCTATGCACTCTGTTCCTCCAGCTACAGCAAGTTCAACTTCGCCCTCGGTGCCGGGCTCCTCAAACCCATGTCTCCCCCGCCGCTGGCCCCGCTTGACAAAAGCCGCTCCAGCCCCACCCTGTTCGACAAGATGACCAACGAGCAGGGCTTCTACCCCCGCTCCCCCGAACACGTCGTTCCCCCTCCGATGCAGCAGTTGGGTCGCGCCGTTGCcgaccccgaggccacctccCCCCAGGACCGCCAGCTCCTTCTTCAGGATCGTGTGGCCGAGATCATCGGCAACTGCAGCCCCGGGAACCAGCTGAATGACCCTGAGTCTGGTGATGTCCACCTCACACTCAGCTCCATGGATGGCCTCACCGTTTCCCTCAATGTCCATCGTCACATCCTCGTCGGCCACAGCCGCTTCTTCGCTGCCAAGCTCCGCGACCGCTGGTCCAAGCAGCAGCGCTCCCTACCCTATATCGTCGAGATCTCCGACTGCGATGACGTGGAGATCTACGTGGAGACCCTCTGCCTCATGTACTGTAAGGACCTTCGCCGTCGCCTCATGCGGGAGGACGTCTCCAAGGTCCTTGGCATTCTGAAGGTGCCGCCTTTAGAATTTCTCTCTGCACTTTTTTCTGCTACAACTGCGTCCCCTGTCACCATTTCTGCACTGTTCGGTAGGTTTCGGCTGCGATCGCATTCGATGCGGGGGTTTTATCATGCCTCGAGTACTTAGAAGCCTCCCCCTGggcggaggacgaggaggagaaggtggCCTCGCTTCTGTCTCAGCTCCACTTAGAGAGCCTGGGCGCAGTGGAGGTTCTTAAGAGGGTCTCCATCGAAGTGGCCCCGTCCGCCGCCGACGAGGCCAACAGTGGCTGTGACAGCCAGGAGGTCCTCCACCGTCTGCTCCAGGTGGTGCTGGAAGGACAGGACGAGAAGGCGAGACGGGAGATGAAGGGCCTCGTCTCCAAGTTGATCCGCGAGAACAGCACCACCACCAATGGAGGCGGGCCAGGCAACGGCGTAGGTTCGAGCGAAGGACGAGGTGGGGACCTCATCGAGAAGTCTCTCTACACCGCATCCGACAGATGCCTCCGCTCTCTCCGCCACCATTTCGCCCGCGCCGCCGCCTCCGACCTCACGGACGCCGCCCAGATCGCGCGGCAGGCCGACAACATCCACTGGATCCTCGACATCCTCATCGACCGGCAGTCTGCCGACGACTTCCTGCTGACATGGGCCTGCCAGACGGAGCTGTCGGAGTTGCACCCTCGGGTGCCAGCGATCCATCGGTACGAGGTGAGCCGTGTGACAGCCCGGCTGTTCATCGGAGTTGGCAAGGGCCAGATCCTGGTGCCAAAGGAGGCGCGATGCCTGCTGTTGCGGACCTGGATGGAGTCCTTCTACGAGGACTTCGGGTGGATCCGGCAGCGCTGCAACGGCCTCGACCGCCACCTGATCGAGGAAGGCCTCGCCAACACCGTCCTCACGCTGCCGCTGGCGACTCAGCAGGAGGTCCTGCTTGGCTGGTTCCACCGGTTCTTGAACACCGGCGACGACTGCCCCAACATCCAGAAGGGGTTCGAGATGTGGTGGCGGAGGGCCTTCTGGCGGAGGAACGGGAAGCTCCAGACCACAGGGTGATGGCAGTTTCACCTGTTCACGTTAAGCGCTTACGTTCGAATGGCCTCGTGATGACCAGACAGATATTTGTCACATGGATTTGTCGTGCCAAATTAGATTTCCACTCGTAGACCAAAGAGTAATCCAGCGGCAGTGTTCGCATCTCCGCGTTATTTCATGTTTCGCATCGataacaacaaagatacaagttcTTAATAAACCAAATCATTCTTAGGCCATTTTTAAGCACTAATATAACCATACTTTTACAGCATAAGAGTCATCAACGCTGTCAAATGAGTGAATGGGGATCATAATTATCACCAAAATAACAGGAGAAATATCGTTGGTAATATCTCCGTAACGATCATAATAATTTATATCATTAGTGTTTGATAGATTCCGCTTAACGCCATGCGGATGCGACGGTGAGCACTCGGCCCATCCAACCCAACCCGAGGGCGAGTCCGCCGGCCTCCTCCTTGACGGTGAAACCCGGGTCGGAGCAGGTGGACGCGACGCAGGCTTTCACGAGTTCGACGACGGCCGGCCCCAGCGGGACTGGCTGGAACCCGGCCATGCTCATCCGCTCTCGCCACTTACCGAACACCTCGCACCGCTCCACCCGCTCCGCCCCCTCCCTCGCCACCGCGTTCACCGCCCGCCGCGCCAGACCGGCCTCCGCCCACCCCCGATCCGGGCTCCCCCGCGCCGCCGCCTCCAACGACTCCAGCAGCGCCCCGTAGTGCCCGCACGCCTCCGCGAGCCGGGCAGGGAACGCCGCCGTGTTGGTGTTGATTTCCTGCTCTGCGAGCGCCACCAGGCGAGGCCGGAGGGCGCGCACGCGCCGGAGGAGCTCGTCGCGGGGGTTGTCCAGGGAGACGCTCTCGTCGGGCACCCGCGAGAGGACGAACGGGAGGTTGACGATCAGGGCCTCCTCCCCGGGCTCGCACCCGAGCGACGCTGCGTCCAGCTCTGCTGCCCGGAGGGAGACGACTCTGAACCGGAGCCTTACGCCTGCCCGCTCCGCAAGATTTTTTATCCGGTCCCCGACCGCCCTCGTATCGCCAATGTTAATGTTGGTGAACGGGGAGGACGGGTCAGCGACGGCGGTAATCCTGACGGCaggagggcagcggcgcttggcgagggcgaggaggagaGCGTCGTATTGCCCGCCCTGCCCGACTTCAAAGTCGACGATGTGAATCTTGGACTCCTCCTTCGTGGCCTCCAAGATCGCGGAACTGGCGGCAACGAATCCGAGCTTGAAGCAGGGCGACAGATCGTAGAGCATCTGGGTGGCCATGAAGTGCTCCGGGCTGCGAAGGTCCGTGATCGGGTGGGAGCTTCCCACCTGCGGATGATTGAGGCGAGAGAGAAGCGCCGCAATCATCACCGCCATGAGGCGATGCTCGGGGTCACCGCGAGGGTCAGCCGCACGCTTGAGCACAGCGAGATTCGCCCTCACAGCCTCCAGATTCCCTTCGCCGAGTGCGGTAGCGGTGTCAAGAAGCATCTGTCTCGACGGAGGAGGGGAGGGCAAGGAGGAGGGAGGGGAGCAGGAGGCGAAAGAGACCGTGGAGGAAGACGAGTCGGTCGGCGACGGCGAGAGGCGGCTTACCGCcgtcgggagcagcggcggcggcggcgagatgAGCCGCTGGATCGCCTCGCCCCACTCGGCGTGGGTGACGGCGGAGCCCGAAGGCGCGCTGGCCTCGGCCTCCTCCTCGTCGTCCAGCAGGAGCCGCCGCTCCAGCTCCCGGAGCTGGTCCCGCATCGAGCCGGAAGACCTACTCTCTGGAGCCGGCAAGTTCACCGTCGCGGTCGCCGACACGGGGGGCGGCAACCCGGTTCTCGCCGTGAACCCAGGCTCGGAACAATCGACGGACGACAGGGATGAGCCCATGCGTTCGGGCGCGGCAGCGGCGGACGAGTTGCAGCTAAGGCCACCGACAACGGGGTCGAACATGGAGACGGAAGGCACGGCCTGAGTTCTTTGCCTCACCGACCGCAGCAAAATCGCGTGCTGCATCTGCTGCCTCTCCATGTCCAAGAGCGTGCGCTTCAAGAGGTTTCCTTCTCCGTTGCCCCCCAAGCCGAGCTCACGCCCGGGGAACCCAGACGCcatgaagaggaagaaagaactaGGGACGAAGGAAGAATcggaaagggaagaaacctaaCAGGGAGCGCGACGACACCTCCTCATGTCGACGAGCGATCActgtcttttcttctcctctgttCTCTGTCAGATCAATGGATCTCGAAGAAGTGGAATTCCAGGAGTCAGGCGGCCAACCCCTTCGCCTTAATAGAAAGACCGTCAAAGAATATTTGTTTCTTTGCTTTTTGCGACGATCACCCCAATAAAAATCGTAAGCTGTTCACACCGTTGAGCTGTGAGAACAGTGGAATATTATTGGCTGGGTCCCACAAGGCCCAACTTTGCTCCTCCAATCATAAGTAGGTAAACGATGAGACGCATGAAAATTTATCGCTTCCGTATGTGGGATTCGTTTATTTTCTAAGATTACATGTCAATTAACCGACCCGCCAAATGGTTGGTAGGATCGATGGGCCCAATTTAAAGTCTCTGTCGGCCCCGCTCCAGCTACCAACACCTAGGTGGGTGGGTCGCGAGCTGGTAGCGAAAGTGACGCTGAGTGATACGAGCTGCGGGGTTGCGTGAACGAACTGCGGGTGGAAGAATCGAACATTCTCGTGACACGTGTGGACGAACCCACAGCGAGAACCACGCGTCGTGCCGCTTCCTCGATCGATCATACGAGCATTTCCTACCCCTTCGTCGGCACCCGCTCGGATACGGATGATCGACTGGCCGCTGCGGCGGCCCCAGCGGCGAGGCCCGTGGGATCCACTAGGTATACGAACAGGATGGGTATGGCGCGAACGAGCTGGGACGAGTacggaaatcgaccgttacctcgCGCCGTGGGACGCTCGGATATGATTGGCGTGCATCACTAATCGGCCACGTGATTTATATCGCCCGTGCTAACGTTGACCGGAACTAAAGCGTTTGACGAAATTGCAGATCGGATCAAATCTTTGCGTCCAAAAACCTTCCAGACGGAAACCACATGCATTGAATCGGGTAACTCAAATTCGATTCGTCGGTTCATCGAAGAGATTTAGAGAGAAGAAAGGCAATTAATAGTAAGAGTTGATGGTTAGTCAAACGGGGAGCAGATTCAAAATCCAACAAAGGACCAGTGAGGTCAAAGTCAAACACTTTTATTCCGTGCCTTTTGGATTCAGACGTATCGGATTCCATTCGAGGCGTCAATTTATCGTAGTGCTTTTCCATTTTGGCAATACGCTGCATTAAAAGAAGGAAGCCGAACAACGTTGTTGGAAAAGGAGGACAAACAAATCATTTCGTTTTCCCAATTCTTAGGGTTCATCGACCGATCTTCCAAAAGGGATTCTCTATATTAGGGTTTTGAATCGGTTCGATCTCTTCAAGTGTTATACAATTTTCTTGTTATTTCTAATAGCTAATGTGATATGTTCGATAGACACTAATCGAACTTAAAATCACTACAATAGGGGTTGAAGAGGACACAAAGACTCCAATATTTTGCCAGAGCACAATTCAATTCACACAACAAGGCAATAGGGGGACCGGTCACAAGGATTCAGCACCTCAACCCATCTGACATGTGCATTGTTCATGTTCTCTCTGATCAGTCTCTCCACCACTGAGTTGATGCAGCCACTGCTTGCTCGGATTGGAGAACAATGATTGACTGCAAGATAGTGCTTGACAGAATGAAGTCTATGGCTATCCTATCTGAGGAAAACTTATCCTCCTATAATTGGGGACAACATGATTCAGTAACCCATTCCTCCAACAAACAGGGATGGCAGATATCCTGGTTTTTATGGATAATCTCACTCATTGGGTTTATTTTGAGTTGATTTAGAATATTTGTTAATGGAGTTTTGAAGGGACAAGTTTGATTAATTAAGTTTCAATAAACTTTAATTTAGATTAAGGTATATTTTGGATGGATTAACTTAAGTTAATGATAGTAAactcattaaattattataaatcttaTGATAAGTTTGTTTGATTCTGATTCATTGAGTTAAGGTGTTTAAGTTCATCAAACTCTTATAAGCCAATACAAATATATACCTACTGATAGGCGTTAATAGGTATCACAAAAATCACTCGATGTTTTTCATCAAATATATGTAATAATTGGTTTCGAAACAACAATTGCATGATTAAATGGTGCTTCATTTCTGCTCTTCTCGATCAATGAGAGTTGCAAGTCCAACAACCTCCATCACCATTAAGAACATTTTGATCTAAGTTGGTGCAGATGAGGGCCGTCTGACATGGATCAATGGGCCGCCATGTCATGTCCGTACACAGCACCTTTGAGTTGGATTGAATTCCAACTCACCACCGATAGCTAATCGTTGTTTGTTAAACAACGATGTTAAATATGCTTAGAAAAGGGAAATGAAGCTTCTTAATTGAGTGTGTCATATCTATGAGTCGAGGAAGATCTTATACAATTGTCCGATCTTAGTTGGATATGGATATGAATCCCATGAATGCATACTTCTATGTTTGGAATTCATTTGGATTTTGAAGAGATGTGTGAAGAGTTTGTCAAAAGGACGTGACAGGAAAAGTTGCATAGAGGAACTCGACGTGGTCCCATGCAAAGCTTAATTAGCCGCATTTGTAGCCGTCTGCACGCCTTTGTCCTCGCGCATCACCCGCTTTGCAGAAGGGAGCAGATCATTCTTTATATCCTCATCATATGAATGCTGAGAGAGACAAGTCACAGGTTCCACTTGCGTCCCCCGGTACTCGTTTTTGATACCAGTTGATCATGTGGAAGTATGACCCACATACATGCAGTgagtagaattggagagagagagagagagagagagagagagagagagagagagagagagttctcagcGACTAGGGGAGATTGGATGAGATAAAGCCAGATGCCAAAGAATATATACCCTCCTCTCCAGGGTTTGGCAGCAGGACCACCTTGGAGACGAGGACAAGCACATCATGCACACTATATGCTTTGTTGCAGTGACAGGAGTTTGCATGCAGTTAATTGAGAACACAGCTTTCTCGTCTGTGATCAGAATGGCAAATGAGAAGGGTGCAGAACATCCGGACGAAGCAAGAGGCTGTGTCTTGGCCAACATGAACTCTACCATTATAGATTGTGTGTTGCATAGGTAACAGAAATCTTCTTCGTTAAGGTCTCTGATAGGTTATTGTTTCAACCATGGATAGATGCAACTGAGGGCAAGAAGATTACCTTCTGCAACTTGTTCCTTTGACTGCCTGCCTGCCCATTTAATGGCTTCTTGCTTCCTCCTCGCAGTTCTTGGATGGAAACttgggtgcaacctctctagttatCCAGACATCAACTGATGTATTTACCAAAGAAGAATGAGATTAGGGAGTGAAGTCTTGTTGGTTCTCGATAAGTCAAATAGGGGATGAAAAATCTAATGGATTGTTTGCATGGTGCAGTCAGTCATCAAAATATAGAAACTGGATTACTTGGTGTTCCATTTTCAATGCATTaatggcctttgaattcaaatcataaGAACATAAGCTAGAAAATTCCAAGTGCACAATTAGCAACAAATCAAGAAATTATATGATTCTTATAAGGTAAAAATGCTGATGACTCAACCACAGATATCAGACTCCACACCATCATTCTTGGCCATGGAAGGGGGAATGATATCCGATTGAATCAATGTAAGCTTACATAGTCCATGAAAGAACATCATCCATCATAATGAGAAAAGATGCACAGATTGTGCAAGATGAAGATCAAAGCCAGAATGATGTTCTACCATCCAAAACAAGGAAAACTCAGTTTGGGGCTTTTGATTGATGCTTTACCCAATATCTAAGTTGATGACTTGCAAACTGTTAATGAACCTAGAAACTTTGAGATACAATATGCCCCACTCTGGATGCATTGATGACTGCATGAACTCCAACTGCTACTGTTATTAAGAACTGTGTTTGCAGCATACCTTGTGTAAAGAGCAAAGATAATTCAAGTTGACGTACAGTCTATTTGGAATGCGGTATGGCTTTCAGGACCTTGAATTGTGATGTATATATCCATGACTCAAAGGAAAATTTGCCGTAATTCGTAATTAGGTTCTAATGATTTATGGAGCATAGCCAATAATCTTCCGATGGAACTTTCAGAAGGACTATGTTTCATAAAATTAAAAGAATGAAATCATTCACAATGTCATGGAGTTGAAATCTTTATAGGAAAGCACTTTGCACTGGTATGTATGCTAAGCAAACCTTGTGCTTCATTCATAAGATGCTAATAATGTATTTGTGGTTCATCCCTACATTTAGAGTTCCTTAAATGACTGGGGACTATGCTGGATACACATTAATTGACACTTGTGGTGCCTAATTACAAGTGTTCAATTAAGCTCTAATATTATCAGACAGAAGTACTATCAACAGAAATATGTTTATTACACTGTAAGATcatcctctttttctttcttcacaaAAGGATCTGAGATGCAAATAATAATACTCTGAACCAGTATTAGAAGAAATTGAATATATGACTAAAGGAAGGCTAGTCAAAGCTAGGAGAATAACAGGCTTTATTGCAGCATAACTTTTGATGTTTGTAGGAATGACCCAAAGTTTCTAAACCAATAGAAGAAGTTAAAAGGTACCAATAAAGTGAAGACTAGCCAAGGATGAAGAATAAATCAGCTTTGATGCAGGAATGACACAAAAGTTTCTGATCCAACTGATAAATCAATTGTAGCACTGGCTTGTGCATATAAACTCTTGAAACTGATTTGTTTTAGGGTTCTTGTGCACTTGACACCTTCATATTTaactcaaaagaaaaagaaaaaaaaaaaacaacaactaCTACTTATTAGGGAGAGAAAAAAACCTAAAAGTTTAATGCAAAAAATTAGCACAATAAAATCATATTCAGGTACCAAAGTACAGACCTCAATTCTCAGAGTTGGCTTCTCAAGTGACAAATTCACATGAATGAAAGTACAAGTTATTCTTCTactcattttgtaagttatttttccTGAGTACATAGTACATACATGAGGCAACCAATTCAACCATCAAGATTCCACACACAACTTTATATGGCAGCACAGCCAGTGTCAGCCAAAGCCGCATAGAAAAGCTTACACCCTCATTTATAATTCAGTAGAACAAATAATTTTTGTT
Coding sequences within:
- the LOC135667506 gene encoding BTB/POZ domain-containing protein At1g63850-like: MDAFPAAAPAAFSSPYALCSSSYSKFNFALGAGLLKPMSPPPLAPLDKSRSSPTLFDKMTNEQGFYPRSPEHVVPPPMQQLGRAVADPEATSPQDRQLLLQDRVAEIIGNCSPGNQLNDPESGDVHLTLSSMDGLTVSLNVHRHILVGHSRFFAAKLRDRWSKQQRSLPYIVEISDCDDVEIYVETLCLMYCKDLRRRLMREDVSKVLGILKVSAAIAFDAGVLSCLEYLEASPWAEDEEEKVASLLSQLHLESLGAVEVLKRVSIEVAPSAADEANSGCDSQEVLHRLLQVVLEGQDEKARREMKGLVSKLIRENSTTTNGGGPGNGVGSSEGRGGDLIEKSLYTASDRCLRSLRHHFARAAASDLTDAAQIARQADNIHWILDILIDRQSADDFLLTWACQTELSELHPRVPAIHRYEVSRVTARLFIGVGKGQILVPKEARCLLLRTWMESFYEDFGWIRQRCNGLDRHLIEEGLANTVLTLPLATQQEVLLGWFHRFLNTGDDCPNIQKGFEMWWRRAFWRRNGKLQTTG
- the LOC103982770 gene encoding scarecrow-like protein 8, with product MASGFPGRELGLGGNGEGNLLKRTLLDMERQQMQHAILLRSVRQRTQAVPSVSMFDPVVGGLSCNSSAAAAPERMGSSLSSVDCSEPGFTARTGLPPPVSATATVNLPAPESRSSGSMRDQLRELERRLLLDDEEEAEASAPSGSAVTHAEWGEAIQRLISPPPPLLPTAVSRLSPSPTDSSSSTVSFASCSPPSSLPSPPPSRQMLLDTATALGEGNLEAVRANLAVLKRAADPRGDPEHRLMAVMIAALLSRLNHPQVGSSHPITDLRSPEHFMATQMLYDLSPCFKLGFVAASSAILEATKEESKIHIVDFEVGQGGQYDALLLALAKRRCPPAVRITAVADPSSPFTNINIGDTRAVGDRIKNLAERAGVRLRFRVVSLRAAELDAASLGCEPGEEALIVNLPFVLSRVPDESVSLDNPRDELLRRVRALRPRLVALAEQEINTNTAAFPARLAEACGHYGALLESLEAAARGSPDRGWAEAGLARRAVNAVAREGAERVERCEVFGKWRERMSMAGFQPVPLGPAVVELVKACVASTCSDPGFTVKEEAGGLALGLGWMGRVLTVASAWR